A genomic window from Microvirga sp. TS319 includes:
- the tolQ gene encoding protein TolQ, whose protein sequence is MNPADVAQAAPVVHDLSFFSLFWQAHFIVKLVMMGLLAASVWCWAIIIDKTLLYARTKRAMNRFEDVFWSGQSLEELFRSLQNRPATGLAAVFVAAMREWKRSFEGSARSFQSLSQRIDKVLDVTIQREVERLDSRLMILASIGSAGPYIGLFGTVVGIMNSFTSIAASKNTSLAVVAPGIAEALFATAIGLFAAIPAVLAYNKLQSEVSKLQSRLEGFADEFSAILSRQIDERLSSSRAA, encoded by the coding sequence ATGAATCCGGCTGATGTGGCCCAGGCTGCTCCTGTGGTGCACGACCTGTCCTTTTTTAGCCTGTTCTGGCAGGCGCATTTCATCGTCAAGCTCGTGATGATGGGGCTGCTCGCGGCCTCCGTGTGGTGCTGGGCCATCATCATCGACAAGACCCTGCTCTACGCCCGCACGAAGCGGGCCATGAACCGCTTCGAGGACGTGTTCTGGTCCGGCCAGTCCCTGGAGGAGCTGTTCCGCTCGCTTCAGAACCGCCCGGCGACCGGGCTCGCCGCCGTCTTCGTCGCCGCCATGCGCGAGTGGAAGCGCTCCTTCGAGGGTTCGGCCCGCTCGTTCCAGAGCCTCTCCCAGCGCATCGACAAGGTTCTCGACGTCACCATCCAGCGCGAGGTGGAGCGTCTCGATTCCCGCCTCATGATCCTGGCCTCCATCGGCTCGGCAGGCCCCTATATCGGCCTCTTCGGCACGGTCGTCGGCATCATGAACTCCTTCACGTCCATCGCCGCCTCGAAGAACACGAGCCTCGCGGTCGTGGCTCCGGGCATCGCGGAGGCGCTGTTCGCCACCGCGATCGGCCTTTTCGCAGCCATTCCGGCGGTGCTCGCCTACAACAAGCTCCAGTCGGAAGTCAGCAAGCTGCAGTCGCGTCTCGAAGGCTTCGCCGACGAGTTCTCGGCCATCCTGTCGCGCCAGATCGACGAGCGTCTCTCCTCGTCGCGCGCGGCTTGA
- the ybgC gene encoding tol-pal system-associated acyl-CoA thioesterase, with amino-acid sequence MSEAGHSWPHLSGRMQDGAHVLPVRVYYEDTDFSARVYHASYLRFLERGRTEILRAVEVAQSDLHAEMGGLAFVVRKMTIDFLGAALMDDVLTVVTKPKEMRGASMTLAQEVLRGEDVLVRADVVVAAVRDGRAVRIPDNLRAALSAGQVSAGPVSAGQDI; translated from the coding sequence ATGAGTGAGGCAGGTCATTCCTGGCCCCATCTCTCAGGCCGGATGCAGGACGGCGCACATGTCCTGCCGGTGCGCGTCTATTACGAGGATACGGACTTTTCCGCCCGCGTGTATCACGCGAGCTACCTGCGCTTCCTGGAGCGCGGACGCACGGAGATCCTGCGCGCGGTCGAGGTGGCGCAGTCCGACCTCCATGCGGAGATGGGGGGGCTCGCTTTCGTGGTCCGCAAGATGACCATCGATTTTCTCGGCGCGGCCTTGATGGACGACGTGCTCACCGTGGTGACGAAGCCCAAGGAGATGCGCGGCGCCTCCATGACGCTCGCACAGGAGGTGCTCCGGGGCGAGGACGTGCTCGTTCGTGCGGATGTCGTGGTCGCGGCCGTCCGCGACGGCCGCGCCGTGCGCATCCCGGACAATCTTCGCGCGGCGCTCTCGGCAGGCCAGGTCTCGGCAGGCCCAGTCTCGGCAGGACAGGACATCTGA